The Halomicronema hongdechloris C2206 genome includes a window with the following:
- a CDS encoding YifB family Mg chelatase-like AAA ATPase, producing the protein MLARIWSAAVIGINAVKVGVEVDLSGGLPGVVVVGLPDAAVQESRERVKAAIKNAGFPFPMRKVVINLTPADLRKEGPIYDLPISVGILAAAEQVSSDLLGDVLFLGELSLDGSLRPVAGVLPIAAAAPSLGIRALVVPLDNAQEAAVVPGLTVYGLKDLAEVAEFLQAPQRLTPVRLDSQRELTRVQGATLDLKDVKGQAHARRALEIAAAGGHNLVFVGPPGSGKTMLARRLPSILPPLQFEEALEVTQIYSVAGLLKNKGSLISHRPFRSPHHSASGPSLVGGGSIPRPGEISLAHRGVLFLDELTEFKRDVLEFLRQPMEDGNVTISRTRQSVVFPAQFTLVASTNPCPCGYYGDMVQACTCTPRSREQYWAKLSGPLMDRIDLQVVVSRLKPEEITRHVPGEESATIRQRVQVARAIAHQRFVKDPVLQCNADMQSRHLKHWCPLDEASRTLLEGAVRKLGLSARATDRILKVARTIADLEKAEQLQPHHIAEAIQYRTLDRLA; encoded by the coding sequence ATGCTAGCCCGAATCTGGAGTGCAGCAGTCATTGGCATCAATGCCGTCAAGGTAGGCGTCGAGGTAGATCTCTCTGGTGGCTTGCCGGGAGTAGTGGTAGTTGGGTTGCCAGACGCAGCTGTGCAAGAGTCACGGGAACGCGTCAAGGCAGCCATTAAAAATGCTGGCTTTCCCTTTCCCATGCGCAAGGTGGTCATTAACCTCACCCCTGCCGACCTGCGCAAGGAAGGGCCGATCTATGATCTGCCCATCAGTGTAGGAATCTTGGCGGCAGCAGAGCAGGTGAGCTCAGACTTGTTAGGCGACGTCTTGTTCTTGGGGGAGTTATCCCTGGATGGATCCCTACGGCCCGTAGCCGGTGTCTTACCCATCGCTGCTGCCGCGCCTAGCTTAGGTATTCGAGCATTAGTCGTCCCCCTAGATAATGCCCAGGAAGCCGCGGTAGTGCCGGGATTAACGGTTTATGGTCTCAAGGATCTAGCTGAGGTGGCAGAGTTTCTGCAAGCGCCGCAACGATTGACACCAGTTAGGTTAGATAGCCAGAGAGAATTGACGCGTGTGCAAGGAGCCACCCTCGATCTTAAGGATGTTAAGGGTCAAGCCCATGCTCGTCGAGCCTTGGAGATCGCTGCCGCTGGAGGCCATAACCTGGTGTTTGTGGGACCACCAGGCAGCGGTAAGACGATGCTAGCTCGGCGGTTGCCCAGTATTCTGCCCCCGCTTCAGTTCGAGGAAGCCCTTGAAGTTACCCAAATTTACTCTGTGGCAGGCTTACTGAAAAACAAGGGGTCTCTGATCAGTCACCGCCCCTTTCGTAGCCCTCACCATTCTGCCTCCGGACCGTCTCTGGTAGGCGGGGGTAGTATTCCTCGACCAGGAGAAATTTCGCTAGCCCACCGGGGGGTCTTATTTCTAGATGAACTAACTGAATTTAAGCGCGATGTGCTGGAGTTCTTGCGGCAGCCCATGGAAGACGGCAATGTCACGATCTCTCGCACTCGCCAATCGGTGGTGTTTCCGGCTCAGTTTACGCTGGTGGCCAGTACGAATCCCTGCCCCTGTGGCTACTACGGCGATATGGTGCAAGCTTGTACTTGTACTCCCCGTAGCCGCGAGCAGTATTGGGCTAAACTCTCAGGGCCGTTGATGGATCGCATCGACTTGCAAGTGGTAGTCAGCCGACTCAAGCCCGAGGAGATTACCCGCCATGTCCCGGGGGAAGAGTCAGCAACTATTCGCCAGCGGGTTCAAGTCGCCCGGGCAATTGCCCATCAGCGATTCGTCAAAGATCCGGTGCTGCAGTGTAATGCCGACATGCAGAGTCGGCATCTGAAACACTGGTGTCCCCTGGATGAGGCCAGTCGTACCCTGCTAGAGGGAGCAGTGCGTAAACTGGGCCTATCCGCCCGGGCTACCGATCGGATTCTCAAAGTGGCCCGCACCATTGCTGACTTAGAAAAGGCTGAGCAACTGCAACCCCATCACATTGCTGAAGCCATTCAGTACCGTACCCTGGATCGCCTGGCGTAG
- a CDS encoding phasin family protein: MAGFGDVVQKAFYLGVGLASYASEKAGSTLQELRTEAQKLADDLVARGEMTAEEAQRLINDMVQRAEQEAKATTESPSREPRRIEILDDEANDAATTGSTEEAEAEALRQQVAQLRQELEQLKRKSP, from the coding sequence ATGGCTGGTTTTGGGGATGTCGTACAAAAAGCGTTTTATCTAGGGGTTGGGTTAGCATCCTATGCTAGCGAAAAGGCCGGCAGTACTCTGCAGGAATTGAGGACTGAGGCTCAAAAGTTGGCTGACGATCTAGTAGCCCGAGGTGAAATGACGGCTGAAGAAGCCCAACGCCTGATTAATGATATGGTGCAGCGGGCTGAGCAGGAGGCCAAGGCCACCACTGAATCGCCGTCGAGGGAACCTCGTCGTATCGAAATTCTAGATGATGAGGCCAATGACGCGGCTACAACAGGAAGCACCGAAGAGGCTGAGGCCGAGGCCTTACGGCAGCAGGTAGCTCAGCTGCGACAAGAGTTGGAGCAATTGAAGCGAAAATCCCCATGA
- a CDS encoding Sll0314/Alr1548 family TPR repeat-containing protein, which produces MRRRRRWVATVARHSHRWSLAAVAAAGLSWGLAIPVALAGDPFRSNDSHAIGDRTPRLPSRPCFRMGIMWKRGRSCLWPLRDEAQEPMVHAMLAAMAYLDEDWEILLQRAQSTQRTADALLQTDPLRGHLYAAVGIFLEGAHLLKTEGEVSGMLRALTMLDRVFRHLDQAEAIDANDPELSLIKGYMDLMLAVNLPFSDPEVAIERLRNHGAPDYLAERGIALGYRDLDRNQQALEAVNQALQGAPQNPELFYLKAQILRRLGQDQDSVSFFTQALDYAEQLPQPIVRRIAWERCRTEREAGVNCTAQVRDILSSL; this is translated from the coding sequence ATGAGACGTCGTCGCAGATGGGTGGCTACAGTTGCCCGCCACAGCCACCGTTGGAGTCTGGCTGCCGTGGCAGCTGCTGGTCTAAGTTGGGGCTTAGCTATCCCTGTGGCCCTGGCCGGAGATCCGTTTAGGTCCAATGATTCCCATGCCATTGGCGATCGCACACCGAGGCTGCCTTCCAGGCCATGTTTCAGGATGGGGATTATGTGGAAGCGCGGCAGAAGCTGTCTGTGGCCCCTGCGGGATGAGGCCCAGGAACCGATGGTCCACGCCATGTTGGCGGCCATGGCCTACCTAGATGAAGACTGGGAAATCCTGTTGCAGCGGGCCCAATCGACCCAGCGGACGGCGGATGCATTGTTGCAAACCGATCCGCTGCGGGGCCATCTCTATGCTGCGGTAGGGATTTTTCTGGAGGGAGCCCATCTGCTCAAAACCGAAGGGGAAGTCAGCGGTATGCTACGGGCGTTAACGATGTTGGATCGGGTGTTTCGCCATCTGGATCAGGCCGAGGCTATTGATGCCAATGATCCGGAGCTAAGCCTGATCAAGGGATATATGGATCTGATGCTGGCAGTGAATTTGCCATTCTCTGATCCGGAAGTAGCGATTGAGCGACTGCGCAACCATGGGGCTCCGGACTATCTGGCAGAACGGGGTATTGCCTTGGGCTATCGTGACTTAGATCGCAACCAGCAGGCCCTGGAGGCAGTTAATCAAGCCCTGCAGGGGGCGCCCCAGAATCCCGAGTTGTTTTATCTCAAGGCGCAAATCTTACGGCGATTGGGCCAGGATCAAGACAGTGTGTCGTTCTTTACGCAGGCCCTGGACTACGCCGAACAGCTGCCCCAACCTATTGTGCGCCGTATCGCTTGGGAGCGCTGTCGCACGGAGCGGGAAGCTGGAGTGAATTGCACTGCTCAGGTTCGTGACATTTTGTCTAGCCTATAA